The Roseovarius sp. EL26 genome has a window encoding:
- a CDS encoding zf-TFIIB domain-containing protein, with protein sequence MKCPLDGAELVMTERAGVEIDYCPQCRGVWLDRGELDKIIERSAPPAAPQQRVEPQAWQEEPQTKHRKKKRGGFLEDLFDF encoded by the coding sequence ATGAAATGTCCGCTTGATGGTGCCGAGCTGGTGATGACTGAACGCGCCGGTGTCGAAATCGACTATTGCCCGCAATGCCGCGGGGTTTGGCTGGATCGTGGTGAGCTGGACAAGATTATTGAGCGCTCGGCCCCTCCGGCCGCGCCCCAACAACGGGTGGAGCCGCAGGCATGGCAGGAAGAACCCCAAACCAAACACCGTAAGAAAAAGCGTGGTGGGTTTTTGGAGGACCTGTTCGATTTTTAA
- a CDS encoding fatty acid desaturase yields MKHIRDIETPKPDEMSAKEWTVTLAKYREPSAARSWFELAVTAIPFITLWALAWASLSVSYWLTLGISFVNAAFLLRLFTIQHDCGHGSLFKNRDLSDWIGRVLGVLTVTPYDVWRRTHSIHHSASGNLGRRGIGDIVTLTVAEYNARTPFGQFMYRMYRHPLTLFGFAPSYLFLLQNRLPLGLTDTAKYWISAMGTNVALIAILSTVWYFGGIMPILLIFLPTTILAATAGMWLFYVQHQFEDTHWNTAEEWQLHDAALHGSSHYILPQPLQWLSANIGIHHVHHLYSRIPFYRLTEVVRDHSYLAGINRMTFRESIVCARLHLWDENSRQLLSFSQAKALKG; encoded by the coding sequence ATGAAACATATCCGAGACATTGAAACACCGAAGCCCGATGAAATGTCGGCTAAGGAATGGACTGTAACGCTTGCTAAGTATCGCGAGCCAAGTGCAGCTCGCAGTTGGTTTGAACTGGCCGTCACCGCCATTCCGTTTATAACCCTATGGGCCTTGGCTTGGGCATCCCTTTCGGTCAGCTACTGGCTGACACTCGGCATTTCGTTTGTGAATGCAGCGTTTTTGTTGCGGCTCTTCACCATCCAACATGATTGTGGTCATGGATCGCTGTTCAAAAACCGTGACCTGAGCGACTGGATTGGTCGTGTTCTTGGGGTTTTGACTGTCACACCATATGATGTCTGGCGCCGCACACATTCCATCCATCACAGCGCATCCGGCAACTTGGGGCGCCGTGGGATCGGTGACATCGTGACCCTGACTGTGGCTGAATACAACGCCCGCACGCCGTTTGGCCAATTTATGTACCGGATGTACCGTCACCCCCTTACATTATTTGGATTTGCGCCAAGCTATCTGTTCTTACTGCAAAACCGCCTGCCGCTGGGCCTAACGGACACGGCGAAGTACTGGATCAGCGCCATGGGCACCAATGTCGCACTGATCGCAATCCTGAGCACGGTTTGGTATTTTGGTGGCATCATGCCAATCCTGCTGATCTTTTTGCCGACAACAATTCTAGCCGCAACTGCGGGCATGTGGCTGTTCTATGTTCAACATCAGTTCGAAGACACCCACTGGAACACTGCAGAAGAGTGGCAACTGCACGACGCGGCCCTGCACGGCAGCTCGCACTATATCCTGCCACAACCCCTGCAATGGTTGAGCGCCAATATAGGCATCCATCATGTGCACCACCTTTATAGTCGCATCCCGTTTTATCGGCTGACCGAAGTGGTCCGTGACCACAGTTATCTGGCTGGCATCAACCGGATGACCTTTCGCGAAAGCATTGTCTGCGCACGCCTGCACCTGTGGGATGAAAACAGCCGTCAGCTGTTGTCGTTCTCGCAAGCCAAGGCGCTGAAGGGCTAA
- a CDS encoding MFS transporter codes for MAQKTLPQRGPVSIFTRDHSIKLFLLCFAVWLHAASSLLAATTLPSAIREFGGGNLIGWAFALYLLGSIFAGSSTGTLMRYCSLRMSLGLAALLYLIGSLICAVAPDMNVVLAGRLCQGIGGGYLVALAYVAIRQWFTPDVLPKVMALISAVWSMSAFAGPLVGGTFATFGNWRLAYVAAVVQAAIFVVLALTTAPMLMQKERAEPGSIPVMTLALICLSVLSVAFAGAEVHGLHSLLLCGLGVALFAAALKRDSKVVGIRLFPSKPLNIRHRVGAGLVLILTASISSMSFMVYGPIMLETLHEITPLAAGYIIAFESVGWGGAAIFVAWINPSNEARLIQLGTACLLGSLLGFALTMGSGPVWLIVALAGIQGTGFGMMWAFIVNRITEAARAAEANETSSAIPTMQQIGFAFGAAAAGIVANTFGFGEDVSALAAQSAAFWIFAAFVPFAVIACVAGWRLAR; via the coding sequence ATGGCGCAAAAAACACTTCCTCAACGAGGTCCTGTATCTATCTTTACTCGCGACCACAGTATTAAACTTTTTCTGCTGTGTTTCGCTGTATGGCTTCACGCCGCGAGTAGCTTGTTGGCCGCAACCACTTTGCCAAGCGCGATACGGGAATTCGGTGGCGGAAATCTGATTGGTTGGGCTTTCGCGCTCTATCTGCTTGGCTCAATTTTTGCCGGATCATCAACCGGCACGTTAATGCGCTATTGCAGTCTGCGTATGAGTTTGGGGCTAGCGGCATTGCTCTATCTAATCGGGAGCCTGATTTGTGCGGTGGCCCCGGATATGAATGTGGTGCTTGCCGGGCGGCTTTGTCAGGGTATCGGCGGTGGCTATCTTGTTGCGCTTGCCTACGTCGCCATTCGCCAGTGGTTTACGCCTGATGTACTGCCCAAAGTCATGGCTCTGATTTCCGCAGTTTGGAGCATGTCTGCTTTTGCCGGCCCTTTGGTCGGGGGAACCTTCGCAACCTTTGGAAACTGGCGGTTGGCCTATGTGGCTGCTGTGGTTCAGGCGGCGATTTTCGTTGTCTTAGCTCTCACCACTGCACCCATGCTAATGCAAAAGGAGCGGGCTGAACCTGGCTCTATTCCGGTGATGACGCTGGCGCTGATCTGTCTGTCGGTTTTGTCGGTTGCTTTCGCCGGGGCCGAGGTGCATGGGCTGCATTCGCTTTTGTTGTGCGGGCTTGGCGTGGCGCTGTTTGCTGCGGCATTGAAGCGAGACAGTAAGGTGGTTGGCATTCGCTTGTTCCCAAGCAAGCCTTTGAATATCAGACATCGGGTTGGTGCAGGGTTGGTGTTGATACTAACGGCCTCGATATCGTCTATGTCATTCATGGTTTATGGCCCGATTATGCTGGAAACATTACATGAGATCACGCCACTGGCTGCGGGCTATATCATTGCGTTTGAATCCGTGGGCTGGGGTGGCGCTGCGATATTTGTGGCTTGGATCAATCCCTCAAATGAGGCGAGGCTTATTCAGCTAGGTACGGCCTGTCTTTTGGGGTCACTTCTGGGGTTTGCACTTACCATGGGCAGTGGTCCGGTCTGGTTGATTGTCGCACTTGCAGGAATACAAGGGACAGGCTTTGGCATGATGTGGGCTTTTATTGTCAACCGCATCACCGAAGCTGCACGTGCGGCCGAAGCGAATGAGACTTCCTCGGCGATTCCAACGATGCAGCAGATCGGTTTTGCATTTGGCGCTGCTGCTGCGGGGATCGTTGCCAACACGTTTGGTTTTGGCGAGGATGTGAGCGCTTTGGCGGCACAGTCTGCCGCCTTCTGGATCTTTGCCGCGTTTGTGCCATTTGCCGTGATCGCCTGTGTGGCGGGCTGGCGTCTGGCACGATAG
- a CDS encoding ABC transporter ATP-binding protein/permease, translating to MRRNSLTTTEMPKDGWRTIRRVTPYLWPRDEPWVKRRVVLAMLTLLLAKLIAVGTPFFYKAAVDALAGEAHDDAWLLAFGAIGLTVAYGVARLMNVGFQQLRDVIFARVAQRALRKLALRTFTHIHRMSMRYHITRKTGGLSRIIERGVKGVEFLLRFLLFSIGPLILELLLIGIVLWTLFDIWYLAVVVAVIAAYVFFTFRVTEWRVKQRMRMNDQDTDANQKAIDSLLNVETVRYFGATGREAGRYDEAMAGYEDAALQTSYSLAFLNFGQSVLITSGLVVVMVMAAMGVQDGTLSVGDFVMVNAYMIQITMPLNFLGTVYREIRQSLVDMSEMFKLLDQAPDVTDKSDANALNVNGGMVEFDNVHFGYDVERPILKGISLQVPAGQSVAIVGSSGAGKSTIGRLLFRFYDVTGGAVRIDGQDIRDVTQDSLHAAIGVVPQDTVLFNDTIGYNIAYGREGAGQAEIEAVAKAAQIHDFIVGLPDGYETAVGERGLKLSGGEKQRVGIARTLLKDPPILLLDEATSALDSETEDGIQDALARAGQGRTVIMIAHRLSTVSEADRIIVLEDGHIVEEGTHAELLTGRGRYFGLWQRQASEEVA from the coding sequence ATGCGCCGCAATAGCCTGACCACCACCGAAATGCCAAAAGACGGTTGGCGCACGATCCGCCGGGTCACGCCCTATCTTTGGCCACGAGATGAACCGTGGGTCAAACGACGCGTGGTGCTGGCAATGTTGACGCTGTTGTTGGCCAAGCTGATCGCCGTCGGCACACCATTTTTTTACAAAGCAGCAGTGGATGCGCTGGCCGGCGAGGCGCATGATGACGCTTGGCTGCTGGCTTTTGGGGCCATTGGTCTGACCGTGGCATATGGTGTTGCGCGGTTGATGAATGTTGGTTTCCAACAGTTGCGCGATGTGATTTTCGCGCGGGTGGCACAGCGGGCCCTTAGGAAACTCGCATTGCGAACCTTCACTCATATTCACCGCATGTCGATGCGCTATCACATCACCCGAAAAACCGGCGGGTTGAGCCGGATCATTGAGCGGGGCGTGAAGGGCGTGGAATTTCTACTGCGATTTTTGTTGTTTTCCATTGGCCCACTGATCCTTGAACTTTTACTCATCGGCATCGTTCTTTGGACGCTATTTGACATCTGGTATCTGGCTGTCGTGGTTGCGGTGATTGCGGCCTATGTGTTCTTTACCTTCCGGGTGACAGAATGGCGGGTTAAGCAGCGGATGCGGATGAATGATCAGGATACCGATGCCAACCAAAAGGCAATCGATAGCCTGCTCAACGTTGAAACAGTGCGTTATTTTGGCGCCACCGGGCGCGAGGCAGGGCGTTATGACGAGGCAATGGCGGGTTATGAGGATGCTGCATTACAAACGTCCTATTCACTGGCGTTCCTGAATTTTGGTCAATCTGTTCTGATCACTTCCGGGTTGGTTGTGGTCATGGTGATGGCGGCGATGGGGGTGCAAGATGGCACGCTCAGCGTTGGGGACTTTGTGATGGTCAACGCCTATATGATCCAGATCACTATGCCGTTGAATTTCCTTGGCACGGTGTACCGCGAAATTCGTCAGTCGCTGGTTGATATGAGCGAGATGTTTAAGCTGCTCGATCAGGCCCCCGATGTTACGGATAAGTCTGATGCGAATGCGCTTAACGTGAATGGTGGGATGGTTGAATTTGACAACGTACATTTTGGGTATGATGTTGAACGCCCGATTTTAAAGGGCATCAGTCTGCAGGTGCCCGCAGGTCAAAGCGTGGCTATTGTTGGATCTTCTGGCGCAGGGAAATCCACCATCGGGCGGCTGCTCTTTCGGTTCTACGATGTCACCGGTGGTGCAGTCCGGATTGACGGGCAGGATATTCGCGATGTGACCCAAGACAGCCTGCATGCAGCCATTGGCGTGGTGCCGCAGGATACTGTGCTGTTCAATGATACCATCGGTTATAATATCGCCTACGGGCGCGAGGGGGCTGGCCAAGCTGAGATCGAAGCCGTCGCCAAAGCCGCGCAAATTCATGATTTCATTGTAGGCCTGCCTGATGGTTATGAAACAGCTGTGGGGGAACGTGGCCTAAAACTTTCTGGTGGGGAAAAGCAGCGCGTCGGAATTGCCCGCACTTTGCTGAAAGATCCACCCATCCTGTTACTGGACGAGGCCACCAGTGCGCTTGATTCAGAGACCGAAGACGGTATTCAAGATGCGTTGGCTCGCGCAGGGCAGGGGCGCACGGTGATCATGATTGCTCACCGATTAAGCACGGTGTCTGAGGCTGACAGGATTATCGTTCTGGAAGATGGTCATATTGTCGAAGAAGGCACCCACGCAGAGCTTTTGACAGGCCGTGGAAGGTATTTTGGCTTGTGGCAACGTCAAGCTAGCGAAGAGGTGGCGTAG
- a CDS encoding LysM peptidoglycan-binding domain-containing protein, which translates to MAQKSGFSGGMALGFVAAIAVCMAIFAAVSFFSPQDDAENELNSEQSAPTVEVDLTESELAESEKDLPLAPEISTFFLDPDGQGLLAGRAPAGWEVTVLLDGEPMATVQSGPSGEFAEFFELEASSSSRVLSLAMTSPETGETFQSRDEVIVTELADTEVTQRDEIGVNNKTVLLADETGVQVLQAPSVDAPEVMSNVALDSITYSDEGEVQLSGRALGEGFVRVYLDNAPVTLAPIEEGGNWQSELSEIDTGVYTLRVDELDTEGNVTSRVETPFKREDQDNIAEHSADGEKIKTITVQPGNTLWAISRAAYGDGYAYIRVFEANRDRIRNPDLIYPGQVFSVPE; encoded by the coding sequence ATGGCGCAGAAATCTGGTTTTTCCGGGGGTATGGCCCTTGGATTCGTGGCTGCGATTGCGGTTTGTATGGCGATTTTTGCCGCTGTTTCTTTTTTTTCACCGCAAGATGACGCTGAGAATGAACTGAACTCCGAACAGAGTGCCCCAACAGTTGAGGTGGACCTTACCGAAAGTGAGCTTGCAGAATCTGAGAAAGATCTGCCTTTGGCACCGGAAATTAGTACTTTTTTTCTGGATCCTGATGGTCAGGGTTTGCTGGCCGGGCGGGCACCAGCTGGCTGGGAGGTTACTGTCTTATTAGATGGTGAGCCAATGGCCACGGTACAGTCCGGACCGAGTGGAGAGTTCGCAGAGTTTTTCGAGCTGGAAGCCAGCAGCAGTTCGCGGGTTTTATCTCTGGCGATGACCTCTCCTGAGACCGGTGAGACATTCCAATCACGCGATGAGGTGATTGTCACAGAACTTGCTGATACAGAAGTCACCCAACGCGATGAGATAGGTGTTAACAACAAGACGGTTCTTCTGGCTGATGAAACTGGCGTTCAGGTCCTGCAGGCCCCAAGCGTCGATGCCCCAGAGGTCATGTCGAACGTGGCGCTGGATTCTATCACCTATTCTGACGAGGGCGAGGTGCAGCTTTCCGGGCGTGCTCTGGGTGAGGGATTTGTGCGGGTCTATCTGGATAATGCGCCGGTGACCCTAGCCCCAATTGAAGAGGGTGGGAACTGGCAGTCGGAACTATCAGAGATCGACACTGGGGTTTACACTCTGCGGGTGGATGAACTGGACACTGAAGGCAATGTTACATCGCGGGTGGAAACGCCGTTCAAGCGAGAAGATCAGGATAATATCGCGGAACACTCCGCTGATGGTGAAAAGATTAAGACGATCACTGTGCAACCCGGCAATACGCTTTGGGCAATTTCGCGTGCGGCTTACGGTGACGGCTATGCTTATATTCGTGTGTTTGAGGCCAATCGGGACAGAATCCGCAACCCGGACCTGATCTATCCAGGGCAGGTGTTTAGCGTTCCGGAATAA
- a CDS encoding TIGR00730 family Rossman fold protein: MKKLSVCVFCGARSGENPAFQDIATDMGQMLADQNWRLVYGAGDIGLMGAVARATQNAGGETFGVIPEHLLQLEVGKTDLSKFIVTENMHERKKVMFMNSDVFVVLPGGAGSLDEFFEVLTWAQIGLHKKPIFLLNVAGYWDPLIALIDHIIGQGFADTSLRDYFHAYDTIEKVKCHLTIL; this comes from the coding sequence ATGAAAAAACTTTCCGTCTGTGTTTTCTGCGGCGCACGTTCAGGTGAAAACCCCGCATTTCAAGACATCGCAACCGACATGGGGCAGATGTTAGCAGATCAAAACTGGCGCTTGGTCTATGGCGCCGGAGACATTGGCCTGATGGGCGCGGTCGCACGTGCCACGCAAAATGCAGGCGGCGAAACATTTGGCGTCATCCCTGAACACCTGCTTCAATTGGAAGTCGGCAAAACCGATCTCAGTAAATTCATTGTCACCGAAAACATGCATGAGCGCAAAAAGGTGATGTTCATGAACTCCGATGTTTTTGTCGTATTGCCGGGTGGTGCTGGTTCACTGGATGAGTTTTTTGAGGTTTTGACATGGGCCCAGATTGGCTTACACAAAAAGCCGATCTTCTTGCTTAATGTCGCTGGGTATTGGGATCCGTTGATTGCCTTGATCGATCACATCATCGGCCAAGGGTTCGCCGATACCTCACTGCGCGACTATTTCCACGCCTATGACACGATTGAAAAGGTCAAGTGCCATCTCACCATCCTATGA
- the rarD gene encoding EamA family transporter RarD, whose protein sequence is MQRIENETRNGLIALAAGCAFWGVVPLLYKALDQVDAVEVLMHRVIWSSAFFAIVLAFQKRLREVPKLFVKRRERWIILLATLMVAVNWGFFIYSVQTGRALEASLGYFIFPLVSVLLGVFILREAISSRQGLAIGIAALGVLVLIAGAGVIPVLGLILAITFGLYGLLKNQVEAGPVLSVSAECLIMLPIAAVWLILFSAQGQFGATGWETFLMVASGPATAIPLVLFSYGAKRVSMGLAGLMFYINPILQFLVAVFLFSEPFTLWHGIAFGFIWVAITIYVTAPKRRKGVS, encoded by the coding sequence ATGCAACGCATTGAAAATGAGACCCGCAATGGGTTGATCGCATTGGCGGCAGGCTGTGCGTTTTGGGGGGTGGTGCCACTATTGTATAAGGCCTTGGATCAAGTCGATGCAGTAGAGGTTTTGATGCATCGGGTGATTTGGTCGAGCGCGTTCTTTGCGATCGTTCTTGCTTTCCAAAAGCGATTGCGAGAAGTCCCTAAGTTGTTTGTGAAACGGCGAGAACGCTGGATCATTCTTCTGGCCACCCTCATGGTCGCTGTGAATTGGGGCTTTTTCATCTACTCTGTTCAAACCGGTCGCGCACTTGAGGCCAGCTTGGGTTATTTCATTTTCCCGCTGGTCTCTGTGCTGCTGGGGGTGTTCATCTTGCGAGAGGCGATTAGTTCGCGCCAGGGGTTAGCGATTGGAATTGCCGCACTTGGGGTATTGGTGCTGATCGCTGGAGCCGGAGTTATACCGGTTTTAGGATTGATCCTTGCGATCACTTTTGGCCTTTATGGATTGTTGAAAAATCAGGTTGAGGCCGGTCCGGTTCTGTCGGTGTCAGCAGAGTGTTTGATCATGTTGCCTATTGCAGCAGTGTGGTTGATTCTGTTCAGCGCACAGGGTCAGTTTGGAGCAACAGGTTGGGAGACGTTTTTGATGGTAGCGTCTGGGCCAGCAACAGCTATTCCACTGGTGCTATTTTCCTATGGTGCCAAAAGGGTGAGCATGGGGCTGGCCGGGTTGATGTTTTACATCAACCCGATTCTGCAGTTTCTGGTCGCGGTCTTTCTATTTTCCGAGCCGTTCACGCTTTGGCATGGGATAGCGTTTGGTTTCATTTGGGTAGCCATCACAATATATGTGACAGCACCCAAGCGTAGGAAAGGCGTTTCGTGA
- a CDS encoding superoxide dismutase, whose amino-acid sequence MAFELPDLPYAHDALASKGMSAETLEYHHDLHHNAYVTNGNAAIAGTEWENKTMEEIIVGTYNATSVAQNGIFNNISQLWNHNQFWEMMGPGASAMPGELEKAITESFGSVDDFKSQFSAAGAGQFGSGWCWLVKNADGSLAVTKTENGVNPLCFGQTALLGCDVWEHSYYIDFRNKRPVYLSNFLENLVNWDNVASRL is encoded by the coding sequence ATGGCTTTTGAACTTCCTGATCTTCCCTACGCACATGATGCGCTTGCATCCAAAGGCATGTCGGCTGAAACGCTGGAGTACCACCACGATCTGCACCACAACGCCTATGTCACCAATGGCAACGCGGCGATCGCGGGGACTGAGTGGGAAAATAAGACGATGGAAGAGATCATCGTCGGCACCTACAATGCGACATCTGTCGCGCAAAACGGCATCTTCAACAACATCTCGCAGTTGTGGAACCATAACCAGTTCTGGGAAATGATGGGCCCCGGCGCCAGCGCCATGCCTGGCGAGTTGGAAAAAGCGATCACCGAGAGCTTTGGCTCAGTCGATGATTTCAAATCGCAGTTTTCCGCCGCAGGTGCGGGTCAGTTCGGTTCGGGCTGGTGCTGGTTGGTGAAAAATGCTGACGGATCTTTGGCAGTGACCAAAACTGAAAACGGTGTGAACCCACTGTGCTTTGGTCAAACTGCATTGCTTGGCTGTGATGTGTGGGAGCATTCCTATTACATCGACTTCCGCAATAAACGTCCGGTTTATCTGTCAAACTTCCTTGAAAATCTGGTGAACTGGGACAACGTGGCCTCGCGCCTCTGA
- a CDS encoding FAD-dependent oxidoreductase, whose protein sequence is MITHELDVGGETKQFDIAIIGGGINGASAAQHLSAAGYSVFLAEQDDFASGATSRSSRLLHCGLRHLANGETFWRNLSQPKQLLKSIFTARHDMLARDDIARNLSNRVRKIDFYLPIYNSDKYSPWQLDAAFTALKCANPFGEPLNYRRVSKPQFDSIPIAPWLRDAGDLQQIAVFSEYLFDWPERIAFDCLFSAEKQGATVCNYTRLTKVDRLAEDDGWQLTLRSEKNGIETSANEYRISAKLVMNLAGAWIDQVIRSSGSNAEPKCSGVKGIHIAMRLPDVFQNCGVFSYNSLGEPLYCLPFRGLHYVGLTRTAHDGDPAGVVADDQEIAWMIGEINRAMPRLNVQPEDVLYTWAGVNPLTRDPVHSLGSREVKIHDLAADNLNGIFSLTGGAIMTHRRVARQLVRLASKTLGPRQKPLDREDAVHYPDVAEMDFLDAAKHCARHEKPATLADLMLRRLGVGWEPDQGRDLAPEVAQLVAPIMGWDTAKIEKEVLAYKAILGTERRKPLDLAM, encoded by the coding sequence ATGATAACGCATGAGTTGGATGTTGGGGGCGAGACAAAGCAATTTGACATTGCGATCATCGGCGGTGGCATAAATGGTGCAAGTGCTGCGCAACACTTAAGTGCCGCGGGATACTCGGTGTTTCTGGCGGAACAAGATGACTTTGCTAGTGGTGCTACGAGCCGATCAAGCCGTTTGCTGCACTGCGGACTAAGGCATCTGGCCAATGGGGAAACGTTTTGGCGCAACCTTAGTCAACCTAAGCAATTGCTTAAGTCTATTTTCACTGCACGACATGATATGCTGGCGCGTGATGATATTGCACGCAACCTGTCCAACAGAGTTCGGAAAATAGATTTTTATCTGCCGATCTATAACAGTGATAAATATTCGCCCTGGCAGCTGGATGCCGCTTTTACTGCATTGAAATGTGCCAATCCCTTTGGTGAGCCACTGAATTATCGGCGTGTAAGCAAGCCCCAATTCGATTCCATTCCAATCGCACCTTGGTTGCGTGATGCTGGTGACCTGCAACAAATCGCTGTTTTTTCTGAATATCTGTTTGATTGGCCTGAACGTATCGCGTTTGACTGTCTTTTTTCCGCAGAAAAGCAAGGTGCTACAGTCTGTAACTATACGCGCCTTACCAAAGTGGATCGATTAGCTGAGGATGATGGTTGGCAACTGACACTGCGGTCTGAAAAGAATGGTATTGAGACGTCAGCTAACGAGTATCGTATTTCTGCAAAACTTGTTATGAATTTAGCTGGAGCTTGGATCGATCAGGTTATCAGAAGCAGCGGCTCGAACGCTGAACCCAAGTGTTCCGGTGTAAAGGGAATCCATATTGCTATGAGATTGCCCGATGTGTTTCAAAATTGTGGTGTCTTCTCGTACAACAGCCTGGGCGAGCCGCTTTACTGCTTACCTTTCAGGGGTTTGCATTATGTTGGATTGACACGAACTGCACATGATGGTGATCCAGCCGGAGTGGTTGCTGATGATCAAGAAATTGCTTGGATGATTGGTGAGATCAACCGAGCTATGCCGCGTTTGAATGTCCAACCGGAAGATGTTTTATATACTTGGGCAGGTGTGAACCCTCTGACACGTGATCCGGTACACAGTCTTGGAAGCCGGGAAGTCAAGATCCATGATCTGGCAGCGGACAATTTGAATGGCATCTTTTCACTGACCGGCGGCGCAATTATGACTCATCGAAGAGTTGCCCGGCAATTAGTGAGGCTTGCATCAAAAACTTTAGGCCCTCGACAGAAACCCTTGGATCGTGAAGATGCGGTGCATTACCCTGATGTAGCCGAAATGGATTTTCTGGATGCTGCGAAACACTGTGCCCGTCATGAAAAACCAGCGACACTCGCTGATTTGATGCTTCGGCGCTTGGGAGTCGGATGGGAACCGGATCAGGGGCGAGACCTTGCGCCTGAAGTGGCGCAGCTTGTCGCGCCTATTATGGGATGGGATACCGCGAAAATTGAGAAAGAAGTTTTGGCATATAAAGCTATCTTGGGGACTGAGCGACGTAAGCCCCTTGACCTTGCCATGTGA
- a CDS encoding sarcosine oxidase subunit gamma, protein MSNPVSALQGAAYDGYVKVEELGLRGMITVRGNLASTKLKNAVKAATGAAMPKQRQISIADDGAVAWMSPDELLLLVAYDKVADVIAEFETAMAGQHFLAVNVSDARAMFRLSGDKVREVVAKISPVDMAQGHFKAGDFRRTRMAQIPAAFWMADEQSVEIICFRSVADYAFGLLKDAAEPGSEVGIFG, encoded by the coding sequence ATGTCTAACCCAGTAAGCGCGCTGCAAGGTGCAGCATACGACGGTTACGTTAAAGTTGAGGAACTTGGCCTGCGCGGGATGATCACTGTGCGGGGCAACCTGGCCTCGACCAAACTGAAAAACGCGGTCAAAGCGGCCACTGGTGCCGCCATGCCAAAGCAACGCCAGATCAGCATTGCTGATGACGGCGCTGTGGCATGGATGTCGCCGGATGAGCTGTTGCTGCTGGTCGCCTATGACAAGGTTGCCGATGTGATTGCTGAGTTCGAGACCGCAATGGCTGGCCAACACTTTCTGGCGGTTAACGTCTCAGACGCGCGTGCCATGTTCCGCCTGAGCGGCGACAAGGTGCGTGAAGTCGTGGCCAAAATCAGCCCGGTGGATATGGCACAAGGTCATTTCAAAGCTGGTGATTTCCGCCGCACCCGGATGGCGCAGATCCCTGCAGCGTTTTGGATGGCGGATGAGCAAAGTGTCGAAATCATCTGCTTCCGCTCTGTGGCTGATTATGCCTTTGGCCTGCTGAAAGATGCGGCAGAGCCCGGTAGCGAAGTAGGTATCTTCGGGTAA